The following proteins come from a genomic window of Myroides odoratus DSM 2801:
- the ureG gene encoding urease accessory protein UreG: METRKYVKIGVGGPVGSGKTALLERLSRRLLNEYDLAVITNDIYTKEDAEFMAKNSLLDRDRIIGVETGGCPHTAIREDASMNLEAVEELANRFPDLELILIESGGDNLSSTYSPDLADITIFVIDVAEGEKIPRKGGPAITRSDLLLINKIDLAPYVGADLSVMESDARRMRKGAPFLFSNLKTGEGLEEIVGWIKKYALLEDIDEPNLVR; this comes from the coding sequence ATGGAAACTAGAAAATATGTAAAAATAGGAGTTGGAGGACCTGTTGGATCAGGAAAAACAGCTTTATTAGAACGCTTAAGTCGCCGTTTATTAAACGAATATGACTTAGCTGTTATTACAAATGATATTTATACCAAAGAGGATGCTGAATTCATGGCTAAAAACAGCTTATTGGATCGAGACAGAATCATTGGAGTAGAAACAGGGGGGTGTCCTCATACTGCTATTCGCGAAGATGCCAGTATGAACCTAGAAGCAGTAGAAGAATTAGCGAATCGCTTTCCCGATTTGGAATTAATTCTTATTGAAAGTGGAGGAGATAACCTTTCTTCAACGTATAGCCCTGACTTAGCAGACATTACCATCTTTGTAATTGATGTAGCAGAGGGAGAAAAGATACCGAGAAAAGGGGGACCAGCTATTACGCGTTCGGATTTATTACTCATCAATAAAATCGATTTAGCTCCCTATGTTGGTGCAGATTTAAGTGTGATGGAAAGCGATGCAAGACGCATGCGCAAAGGAGCTCCTTTTCTTTTCTCTAATTTAAAAACAGGAGAAGGGTTGGAAGAGATTGTTGGATGGATCAAAAAATATGCCTTACTCGAAGACATTGATGAACCGAATTTAGTGCGATAA
- a CDS encoding urease accessory protein UreD produces MVSSLAIQIEQREGLSYLKDAYVTQPFRIVPVGQYKKDKAAYLMIMSSSPGLLDNDEHQISINLAPNTKLQLQTQAYQRLFHMKNKSTQTTTIQMEKGSVFAYVPHPVVPQRASTFISRNRVELKADCHFLLSDIITCGRKLSGEEFEYDHFQNLTEIYYEGKLQLKDNVLLQPGLMPLQGLGILEGYTHQGTLVYYNTAKISVQTYIDFFYAQYGEMEGIAFGISAVEGDGFMVRILGQGAEKLFTIFQAIQQKLWDDLMLS; encoded by the coding sequence ATGGTTTCTTCTTTAGCAATTCAGATTGAACAGCGCGAAGGCTTATCTTATTTAAAAGATGCTTACGTTACGCAGCCCTTCCGCATTGTACCCGTAGGGCAATATAAAAAGGACAAGGCAGCGTATTTGATGATTATGAGTTCATCTCCTGGATTATTAGATAATGATGAGCATCAGATCAGCATTAATCTCGCACCAAATACAAAACTACAATTGCAAACACAGGCATACCAACGTCTTTTTCACATGAAAAACAAGTCGACACAAACGACGACGATTCAAATGGAAAAAGGAAGTGTATTTGCTTATGTTCCACATCCAGTAGTGCCTCAACGCGCTTCTACGTTTATTAGTCGAAATAGAGTAGAACTAAAGGCGGATTGTCATTTTTTACTGTCTGATATCATTACTTGTGGTAGAAAGCTTTCGGGAGAGGAATTTGAATATGATCATTTTCAAAATCTCACCGAAATCTACTATGAAGGAAAGCTCCAACTAAAGGATAATGTCTTGTTGCAACCGGGGTTAATGCCCTTGCAAGGATTGGGTATTTTAGAAGGGTATACACATCAAGGAACGTTGGTTTATTATAATACAGCTAAAATAAGCGTGCAAACATACATTGACTTTTTTTATGCGCAATATGGAGAAATGGAGGGAATTGCTTTTGGAATTAGTGCGGTGGAAGGAGATGGTTTTATGGTTCGTATTTTAGGACAAGGAGCAGAGAAACTCTTTACTATTT
- a CDS encoding urease accessory protein UreE — MIITQAIRNCLPQEVEKQIDYLFIAWYQTSKRIQRLTTADGQAIAIRFLGKNQRLSEGDILYEDESKVIMVSILPCEALVVTTDHWIQLSWLAYEIGNKHVPLFVEGTDLYMPYERPMQDWLTSKGYQPKVEQKKLSNPLNANVDYEQHKKISFKLPQGGLVLKI, encoded by the coding sequence ATGATTATAACACAAGCCATACGCAATTGCCTTCCTCAAGAAGTAGAAAAGCAGATTGATTATTTGTTTATCGCTTGGTACCAAACAAGCAAACGCATCCAACGACTTACTACAGCTGATGGACAAGCGATTGCCATTCGATTTTTAGGCAAAAATCAACGGTTAAGCGAAGGAGATATTTTATATGAAGATGAATCTAAGGTTATTATGGTTTCTATTTTACCCTGTGAGGCGCTTGTTGTTACTACAGATCACTGGATTCAACTAAGTTGGTTGGCGTATGAAATTGGCAACAAACACGTTCCTCTTTTTGTAGAAGGAACCGATTTGTATATGCCTTACGAACGTCCTATGCAAGATTGGTTAACCAGCAAAGGATATCAGCCCAAAGTGGAACAAAAAAAACTGAGTAATCCGTTGAATGCCAATGTGGATTACGAACAACATAAAAAAATATCATTTAAACTACCTCAGGGTGGTTTAGTACTAAAGATTTAA
- a CDS encoding urease accessory protein UreF, which translates to MQESFLGRLLHLADPTLPIGGYTHSNGLETYVQNGGVCDKTTADQYVRHYLWYNLKYNDAALMKLAYDATEQANLEELILLDQECNALKAPMETRVASQKLGLRLYKIFSRYHQEHPQVQAWGTYIQNKTVYNHYCILYGLFAAIMQIPLVEAMHAYYYNAAIGMVTNAVKLVPLGQLDGQDILYYLHDDLLQLSEESLQMDRNLIGLCTIGFDIRSMQHERLYSRLYLS; encoded by the coding sequence ATGCAAGAATCATTTTTAGGTCGACTATTGCATTTAGCAGATCCAACTTTGCCCATAGGAGGATATACCCATTCCAATGGATTGGAAACCTATGTTCAAAACGGAGGTGTCTGTGATAAAACCACAGCAGATCAGTATGTACGCCATTATTTGTGGTATAATTTAAAATACAATGATGCTGCCTTGATGAAATTAGCCTATGATGCAACAGAACAAGCTAATTTGGAAGAACTGATCCTTCTCGATCAGGAATGCAATGCGCTAAAGGCGCCCATGGAAACGCGGGTAGCCAGTCAGAAATTAGGTTTGCGGTTATATAAAATATTTAGTCGATACCATCAAGAACATCCCCAAGTACAAGCCTGGGGAACCTATATACAAAATAAAACCGTTTACAATCACTATTGTATTCTGTATGGTTTATTTGCTGCAATTATGCAAATTCCCTTGGTTGAGGCGATGCATGCCTATTACTATAATGCGGCCATTGGTATGGTAACCAATGCTGTTAAATTAGTGCCTTTAGGACAATTAGATGGGCAAGATATTCTGTATTATTTACACGATGACTTGCTTCAGTTAAGTGAAGAATCCCTGCAAATGGACCGCAATTTAATAGGATTATGTACCATTGGTTTTGACATTCGATCGATGCAACACGAGCGATTGTACTCCAGACTATACCTATCCTAA